Proteins encoded by one window of Salvia splendens isolate huo1 chromosome 5, SspV2, whole genome shotgun sequence:
- the LOC121803907 gene encoding AUGMIN subunit 8-like: MDVYEEDQAIHKQSAADRTRLPLVSTENKNGVTRSRYRSSSPTKRWTPSTSTHATSSKRAISAERNRPSRPSSPRSPSTPIQDTSAGLLLASRKVAGNKMPEALWPSTTRSQNVSLQPDTFFIPVSKKEKPVSYIPERKQTPLEGMSSADQSENSKPVDSLYPRMVDQHRWPSTTAGKVSTILSTSNDMSDKTTKTLSSTCTETGTPSPRIVSMDGKSKRMLVSCYENGRELVDECSVDDFSTPIARSDSSSSSDRTQMSNAAAKHMAAPALGLLSTVSKWIIPTRGKAVNSSGGSSPARKRPSSPARKRPSSPAWIRPSSPTRKLPSAASVFSFLTDIKHGKKAKHIEDVHNLRLLYNRLLQWRYANARSDDALQSQKVKTEKVLSSVWMEIVAVWDSIIEKRIEIQKLKLKLKLYTILDNQICGLEEWKSTEMDHISSLSWAIEDLQAGTVLVPVIRGARGSIQKIKEAVSLAVDVMQAMGSSLRSVLLKVNRMHSLASDLADVVIEGRAIFDEYESLLISIAELQVEESSLRTHLLQMKPARSNDETSIYGY; this comes from the exons ATGGATGTATATGAAGAGGACCAAGCAATACATAAGCAATCTGCAGCTGATAGAACAAGACTACCACTGGTGTCCACCGAGAACAAGAATGGAGTCACTCGTTCGAGGTACCGGTCATCTTCCCCCACGAAACGCTGGACACCATCAACCTCAACTCATGCAACATCATCAAAGAGGGCTATATCAGCTGAAAGGAATCGACCCTCTAGACCATCATCACCGCGATCTCCATCAACCCCAATTCAGGATACATCTGCAGGATTGTTGTTGGCATCAAGAAAGGTAGCCGGCAACAAGATGCCAGAGGCCTTATGGCCTTCAACAACGCGGAGCCAGAATGTTTCTTTACAGCCTGATACATTTTTTATTCCTGTCAGTAAGAAAGAAAAACCAGTTTCTTATATTCCAGAAAGGAAGCAAACTCCACTTGAAGGTATGAGTTCTGCTGATCAATCTGAGAATTCTAAAcctgttgatagtttgtatccACGTATGGTGGACCAACATCGATGGCCAAGCACAACTGCCGGGAAAGTGTCCACTATCCTAAGCACAAGTAATGACATGTCTGATAA GACTACAAAAACTTTATCTTCAACGTGTACAGAAACAGGTACACCTTCCCCCAGGATAGTATCTATGGATGGGAAAAGTAAACGTATGCTAGTATCTTGTTATGAGAATGGAAGAGAATTGGTTGATGAGTGCTcagttgatgatttttcaacaCCAATTGCAAGGTCTGATTCTTCAAGTTCATCAGATAGAACACAGATGTCAAATGCTGCCGCGAAACATATGGCTGCTCCAGCTCTTGGATTGCTATCTACCGTGTCTAAATGGATCATTCCCACTCGAGGAAAGGCTGTCAATTCCTCTGGAGGATCCAGCCCTGCtcggaaaagaccatccagcccTGCtcggaaaagaccatccagcccTGCTTGGATAAGACCATCCAGCCCCACCAGGAAACTTCCGAGTGCAgcttcagtttttagttttcttaCAGATATCAAACATGGAAAGAAGGCTAAGCACATTGAAGATGTCCATAACTTGCGCCTTTTATACAATAGACTCTTGCAATGGCGATATGCAAATGCTCGGAGTGATGATGCATTGCAATCTCAGAAAGTAAAAACGGAG AAAGTGTTGTCCAGTGTGTGGATGGAAATTGTTGCTGTTTGGGACTCAATAATAGAGAAAAGGATTGAGATTCAGAAATTGAAGCTCAAGTTGAAGCTTTACACAATTTTGGACAATCAA ATTTGTGGACTTGAAGAGTGGAAATCAACTGAAATGGATCATATTAGCTCATTAAGTTGGGCCATAGAGGATCTACAAGCTGGCACAGTTCTTGTTCCGGTAATAAGAGGAGCAAGG GGTAGCATTCAAAAAATTAAGGAGGCTGTAAGCTTGGCTGTTGATGTGATGCAGGCAATGGGGTCCTCCTTACGTTCCGTACTCTTGAAG GTTAATAGGATGCACTCCTTGGCATCTGACCTTGCTGATGTAGTAATAGAGGGAAGAGCTATCTTTGATGAATATGAATCATTGTTGATCTCCATAGCTGAATTACAG GTGGAAGAATCCAGCCTTAGGACCCATTTACTACAGATGAAACCAGCTCGGAGCAATGATGAAACATCGATATATGGGTATTAA
- the LOC121802268 gene encoding pentatricopeptide repeat-containing protein At4g30700: MNNATPMALRAIANPGDRNRLLNLINQSTTLSHLNQTHAQIIHNGHLRDNFIVTKLIQKLLDFKAQAQAKLLFANIDSPDLFLYNVLIKGLRHAPFDSLSVYNTLLRKTELKPDNFTYSFVISAFSSFSSSAYEKVAVLLHGHALVSGFGSDAFVGSALVDAYTKFSKIRIARNVFDEISQPDTVLWNTLLSGLVKNSCFDESLGVFRDMISMAARLDSTTLAVALSAVAELQRLRDGMMVHALAIKVGCHFDKHVLTCLVSLYSKCGCVSTARLLFELIRRPDLVAYNAMISGFSCNDEAEKSLQLFQQLLSSENRVSSSSLVGLIPVFHPFGRLDLTRTIHGFCVKSGFASNSSVSTALTTVYSRLNELELARGLFDELPEKPLASWNAMISGYAQNGATEKAISLFQEMQELDIRPNPVTITTILSACSQLGALGLGKWLHRLIKKESLLPSIYISTALIDMYMKCGSIDEAKRLFDAMDERNAVTWNAMISGYGLHGEGKEALRLYREMQEAGIPPTGVTHLSVLYACSHAGLVEEGERVFHSMIHVHGFEPKSEHYACMVDILGRGGQLEEAVEFITKKMHFAPSPAQWGALLGACMVHKDTKLARLASARLFELDPGNIGYHVLLSNIHSTNSNFSEAASLRQVVRRRGKTPGCTLIEVKGRAHVFTSGDRSHPQSGEIYAALEQVMGKMKDEGYVAETVMALHDVEEEEKEMMVKVHSEKLAIAFGLMMCKDGDDEIRIIKNLRVCLDCHTFTKYVSKISGRKITVRDANRFHHFQHGECSCGDYW, encoded by the coding sequence ATGAACAACGCAACTCCAATGGCGTTAAGAGCCATTGCTAATCCAGGAGACAGAAACCGCTTGTTAAACTTGATCAATCAGTCGACCACTCTTTCTCACCTCAATCAGACCCATGCCCAAATCATTCACAATGGCCATCTTCGTGACAACTTCATCGTCACAAAACTCATTCAAAAACTCCTCGACTTCAAAGCTCAGGCGCAAGCCAAACTCCTCTTCGCCAACATCGACTCCCCCGATCTCTTCCTCTACAATGTCCTCATCAAAGGCCTCAGACACGCCCCCTTCGACTCCCTATCCGTATACAACACTCTTCTCCGGAAAACAGAGCTCAAACCTGATAATTTCACTTATTCCTTTGTTATCTCCGCTTTCTCGTCATTCTCATCGTCCGCGTATGAGAAAGTGGCGGTTTTGCTTCATGGGCACGCGTTGGTTTCTGGTTTTGGATCAGATGCGTTTGTGGGTTCAGCGCTAGTCGACGCCTACACCAAATTTTCCAAGATTAGGATTGCGCGCAATGTGTTCGACGAAATATCGCAGCCAGATACGGTTCTTTGGAACACGTTGCTATCCGGTTTGGTGAAGAATTCCTGCTTCGATGAATCGCTTGGGGTGTTCCGTGACATGATTTCGATGGCAGCGCGGCTTGATTCTACCACATTGGCTGTTGCGCTCTCTGCCGTGGCTGAGCTGCAACGTTTGAGAGATGGGATGATGGTGCATGCATTGGCTATCAAGGTTGGTTGCCATTTCGATAAGCACGTGCTTACTTGTTTGGTTTCTTTGTATTCGAAATGTGGGTGTGTCTCGACCGCTCGATTGTTGTTTGAGCTGATTAGGAGGCCAGATTTGGTTGCGTACAACGCGATGATATCTGGTTTTTCTTGTAACGATGAAGCTGAGAAATCACTGCAGCTGTTTCAACAACTGCTTTCATCAGAGAACAGGGTTAGCTCGAGTAGTTTAGTTGGTTTGATACCAGTTTTCCATCCGTTTGGTCGTTTGGATCTTACTCGAACCATCCATGGCTTCTGTGTAAAGTCTGGTTTTGCTTCCAATTCCTCTGTCTCAACTGCATTAACGACGGTTTACAGCCGGCTGAACGAGCTTGAGCTTGCTAGGGGCCTCTTCGATGAGTTACCGGAGAAGCCCCTAGCCTCATGGAATGCTATGATATCGGGTTATGCTCAGAACGGTGCCACAGAGAAGGCAATATCCCTTTTTCAGGAGATGCAGGAGCTCGATATTCGGCCTAATCCTGTCACGATCACCACTATTCTCTCGGCTTGCTCTCAGCTTGGCGCTTTAGGGTTGGGGAAATGGCTTCATCGTTTGATAAAAAAGGAGTCTTTATTGCCTAGCATCTATATATCAACTGCTTTAATTGACATGTACATGAAATGTGGGAGCATTGATGAGGCTAAGAGATTATTTGATGCGATGGATGAGAGGAATGCAGTGACTTGGAATGCCATGATCTCCGGCTATGGCCTCCATGGAGAGGGGAAGGAGGCGCTGAGGTTATACCGAGAAATGCAGGAGGCCGGGATCCCTCCAACAGGTGTAACTCATCTATCGGTTCTGTATGCTTGCAGCCATGCCGGTTTGGTGGAAGAAGGTGAAAGAGTCTTCCATTCCATGATCCATGTTCATGGATTTGAGCCCAAATCCGAGCACTACGCGTGCATGGTGGATATTCTTGGCCGGGGTGGGCAGCTGGAGGAAGCCGTTGAGTTCATAACCAAGAAGATGCACTTTGCACCCAGTCCTGCTCAGTGGGGTGCGTTGCTAGGAGCCTGTATGGTCCACAAGGACACTAAGTTGGCGCGCCTGGCCTCTGCTCGGCTGTTTGAATTGGATCCAGGAAACATAGGTTACCATGTTCTCCTCTCAAATATACACTCCACCAATAGCAACTTCTCCGAGGCTGCTTCTTTACGTCAAGTGGTGAGGAGGAGGGGGAAGACGCCCGGGTGCACCTTGATCGAGGTGAAGGGGCGGGCACATGTCTTCACGTCGGGTGACCGGTCCCACCCTCAGTCGGGGGAGATCTACGCAGCGCTGGAGCAAGTGATGGGGAAGATGAAGGATGAAGGGTATGTTGCAGAGACTGTGATGGCTTTGCATGatgtggaggaggaggagaaggagatgATGGTGAAGGTTCATAGTGAGAAACTGGCTATTGCTTTTGGGCTTATGATGTGTAAAGATGGAGATGATGAGATTAGGATTATTAAGAATCTTAGGGTGTGTTTGGATTGTCATACTTTTACCAAGTATGTGTCTAAGATTAGTGGGAGGAAAATCACTGTGAGAGATGCCAATAGATTTCACCATTTTCAACATGGAGAGTGTTCCTGTGGAGACTATTGGTAA